TTTTGATGTTGATAAACTTTTTATTCTTGATAATTCGGCAACCGTAAGGGATATATACCTATCCGATATTAGAAAAATTTTAGTTGCAAATTATGCCGGAATTTCAGATTTGAATACTTCTGATTCAGATTTTTATATAATATATCCGAATCCTGTACAAGATTATGTTAATATTAAGAGTATTAATATTAATGAGAAACTACAAGTTACGGTTTACTCTATAAACGGAAAAGTTTTATTAGAAGGAAAATATTTTAGCGATAATAAAATTGATTTATCGTTCTTAAAAACTGGAATGTATTTTATAAAAGTTAATGATCAAACTTTAAAATTAAGTAAGTTATGATGAAGAATATATTCTTAGCATTGCTGTTGCTTTTTGTAAGTAGATATGTATTTACACAAGAAAATATATTAATTCACAATAATGGTAATACTATTTTCGAATCTAATATTTCTGATATTGATAGTGTAAAGTTTCAAAACAACATTTCAATTTTTAATCTTGGTTCAGGAAGTCCGGTAAGTATTCCTATATCTTCAATTGACAGTATTACTTTTTCTGATGAAATAATTAATCCAGATGAAATTATATACATTATATATAATGATTATGGTGTGACGATAATTAATCCGTATGAAAATCAAGGAATTTCAATTGATGTTACAGAATTTCATGTTGTTGCTGAAGCGCAAAGCGGAATTGCGAATATTGAATATCATGTTTCGGGCTTAACAAATGATGGTTCGTTAACTGTAAATAGCCACGAATCAATAATTCTTACATTATCTAATGTTTCTGTCATAAATCCTAACGGTTCAGTAATTAATGTTACAGCCGACAATGTTAAAATTCAGTTAGAAGGTAATAACTATTTATCGTCTGGTTCCGGAAGTTCTGCTAACGGAGTATTATTATGTAGTAATTCTTTGGAGTTTACCGGCAACGGTGAACTAGAGGTTTCTGCAGTTAAAAAACATGCTATTTATTCCGGCGGAAATATTAAGGTTGAAAATGGAATAATTACCATTTTGCAAGCAGCTTCCGACGGCTTTCATTCCGAAGGATTTGTGATGTACAACGGAACACTTAATATTACTGCTTCAGGCGATGGAATTGATGCAGGCAGCGGAGTAATACTAATTAACGATGGAAATATAACAATCAATTCAACTGCAAATGACGTTAAAGGTATAAAAACAGATAACGATTTAACTGTTAATGGCGGCGAGTTTATATTAACAATAGAAGGAGCACAATCTAAAGGTTTCAGTTCAAAACAAAATGCATATTTTTATGGCGGCAATATAAACATTACTACATCGGGAACAACTGTGCTTGAAGAATCCGGCAACGGTTTTGATCCTTCATATTGTACCGCAGTAAAAGTGAGTGGCAATATTGAAATAACCAATGCGAATATTAATATTCAAGCTTTAGAAACTTGTAATGGTGGTAAAGGACTTTCTGCTGATGGCAATATTATTATTAACAGCGGAGTAATTAATATTTCAACAACCGGCGACGGTGATATTTATACCGACGAAGACGGTAACTTGGATTCTTTTGCATGTACTTGTATAACCGCAGATAATAATATTAATATTTTCGGAGGAACAATTATTTGTCATAGCAGTGGTTTGGGTGGCAAAGGTATTTCTGCTGATGCAGATTTGGTTATCGGCATACTTGATGCTAATAATGAAAATTTAATTTTGAATGTTACTACAACCGGAGAACGTTTTTATGTCTCGGGATACGGTGATGATGCCGATTATGCTAATCCGAAAGCTATAAAAAGCGACGGGAATTTAACAGTGAATAGTGGAATAATTACAATTTCATGTACACAAGAAGATGAAGGAGGCGAAGGCTTGGAAAGTAAAGCAACATTAATTATTAATGGTGGTGAAATACATATTGAAACTTTCGATGATAGCATTAATGCTTCCGATCATATAGAGATTACAAATGGTAATGTTTTTTGTTTGGCAAGGGGAAACGACGGAATAGATAGTAACGGAACTCTTACAATTTCAGGAGGATTTGTCTTTTCAAACGGAACAAGAGCTCCTGAAGCCGGTTTTGATTGCGATAATAGTATTTTCAAAATTACCGGTGGTACTATTATTGGTACGGGTGGCTCAACTTCTAATCCGACAGCTAATGTAAGTACTCAACGTACAATTATTTACAGATCAGGTGCCTCTGGCGATTATATTTGTATATCTAATCCATCGGGAGATGTAATTTTAATGTTAGAAATTCCGACATACACCGGAATTGGCGGCGGCCCGGGCGGTGGAAACCAATCTGTAATTTTATTCAGCGATTCTGAAATTGTGACAGGAAATAATTATACATTACATTACGGCGGTACTATCACCGGAGGAACTAATGTTAACGGCTATATAATCGGAGGTACATATTCTGGTGGACAAACAAAAACATTCAACGTAAATTCTATGCTTACTACTATAAATTAATAAGAATAATAAATAGGTTTCATGTTTTTAAATTTTTGGAATGCTCTCGTATGCTTGACATATTGAGGGCATTCTTGTTTTTTCGTTGTTTATTCTTCTTTTGATAAATGTTCTAAGTATTCCATAAATTTTTATTTTAAGTAAATATCTTTATGTTTGAAAATATGTAAATAATATTTTTTTTGGGAAAAATATATATTGTAATATTTTTATATATTTGCCGAATAATTAAAATTAAGTAAATATGAAAACATTAAAACTAACACTACTATCTGTAGTTGTAATGCTAATTGCATCTTGCGGAAATAATTCTACTCATTCAGTTAAAAATACTGTCGAGTGGACAGGAACTTACACTAATATATTACCTTGTGCCGATTGCAGCGGAATTCAAACTACTATCGAACTTGATAATAATAATATGTATGCTATGACAATTAAATATTTAGGGAAAGAGTCGGATACTTATACGTATAAAGGTTCGTTTATATGGAATAAAAAAGGAAATCAAATAGAACTTAATTTTGACGAAAAGCCTTCTTTTCCTAATAAGTATATTGTTAAAGAAAATAAACTAATTCAGCTAGATATGAATGGTAAAGAAATAACAGATTCAAATTTAGATTATTCATTGGAGAAAGTTTCGAATCTTTTAAATAAAAAATGGATGTTGAAAGAGTTAAACGGAAGGAAAATTGAAATTGATAATGAATTTTTGAAACAACCATATTTCATCATTAATTCACAATATAATATTAATGGAGTTGGTATTTGTAATTCCTTTTTTGGAAGTACCGATATACGTAGTGGAAATAAAATATTTTTTTCAAGAGTTGCTTCAACTTTGATGGCTTGTATTGATATGATGGATGTTGAAACTGAATTCTTTAATATGTTTAGCAATGCGGTAAGATATTCTATTGATAATGAAGTACTAACGCTTTATTCTGGAAATAATTCAAATTTAGCGGAGTTTATTCTGATTAAGGAATAAACTTTTATCGATATAAGATTTGTTTTGATTAATTCATTTTTAGATACTTGTGCAAATTGTTAATATTTGTTAATGTTGGCAATTTGTACAATTTTATTTGAGTGAAATCCAAAAGTATTGTTACCTTTGGGCCCAGATTTTACAAAGTGGAGTTTTATTGTAAAGTTTATTGAAAACATATTAATATATATTTTTATATAAAAATAGCAATATGCTTGTGTTTTGAAATTTCTAAATGTTCTTTGATTAACAAGATAATTACAATAACGAGATACCAACTTTTGTCGAGTAAAAAATAGGCAACAGGCGAAGAAGATTTTTATCCTTCCTTCTTACTTATCCTTCCTTATAAACTCTCTTTTATAGTCTTCTTCGTCTTTGTTGCTGAAAAAAATATGGGAACTTCGTTATGATTAACAATATTATTTACACAAAAATCATTACTTTCGCAAAAATATTTTATAATAACCTATATGTCTAAAAGAAAACGTTGGATACTAATTGTAGTTGTTTTAATATTTATAGCAATTATTATTGCATTACCTTATATTAAGAGATATTTTGTTAACAAAGATAATAGTGAGATTCCTTCGCCGCCTTTAGGAAGCAGCATATCTCAAAGAATTCTTAATGTAAATGTGGAAATTGTTAATTATCATCCTATGACTGATAGAACAATTACTACCGGTAATATTCTACCCTCGGAACAAGTGGATTTAACCTTTGAAACATCCGGAAAGATTGTTGATATTTTCTTCAACGAAGGAGAATTTATTAAACGGGGAACACTTTTAGCAAAGATTAATGATAAACCTTTATTAGCTCAACTAAAAAAACTAGAAGCACAGTTGCCGTTGGCTCAAGATAGGGTATACAGGCAAGAAACATTATTAGCTAAAAATGCTGTCAGCCAAGAAGCTTATGAATCCGTTGTTACTGAGCTGGAAAAATTGAGAGCTGATATTGATTTGGTGAAGGCTAATATTGAGCAAACAGCTCTTTATGCTCCTTTTGATGGTATAATAGGTTTACGTGAAATTAGTGAAGGAGCCTTTGTTACTACTTCAACAAAAATAGCTCAGCTAACTAATATTTCAACATTAAAGATTGATTTTGCTGTCCCCGAAAGTTATGCAAATGAGATTAAGAAAGGAACAAAAATAAAATTTAGATTAGAAGATAATAATGGAATTATGCGCGGTTATGATGCTGAAGTTTATGCTGTGGAATCAAAAATTGATATAGAAACCAGAACGTTACAAGTAAGAGCATTGTATAATAACCCGTCTATGCAATTAATTCCGGGTAGATTTACATCTGTGGAAATAACTCGAAAAGAGATTCCCAACGCACTTTCTGTTCCGAGCGAAGCTATTATTCCCGAAATGGGAAGAAATCTCGTTTATCTTTATAAAGACGGTATAGCTCAATCTGTTGAAATTATAACCGGAATAAGAACAGAAGCAAGAGTGCAAGCGCTTAGCGGGTTGTCGGTAGGGGATACCCTGATAGTTTCCGGAGTTATGCAACTTAGAACAGGAACAAAAGTGGTTATCAATAATTTATCTAATTAATCAGTTATGAACATTTCTGAACTTAGTATAAAAAGGCCGGTACTTGCAACTGTTTTAATGCTTATAATTGTCCTTTTCGGTATTATAAGCTACAACTTCCTTGGTGTAAGAGAATATCCTAGTGTTGATAATCCGATTATTACCGTAACTACAAATTATGCCGGCGCTAATGCCGAAGTTATCCTCAACCAAATTACAGAACCTCTCGAACAAAACATCAATGGAATTGCAGGTATTCGTTCTTTGTCAAGTACAAGTACTCAAGGAAGAAGCAGAATATCTATTGAATTTGAATTGAGTGTTGATCTTGAAACGGCAGCCAATGATGTTCGAGATAAAGTCTCTATAGCACAAAGATATTTACCGCGTGATTGTGATCCGCCGACTGTATCAAAAGCCGATGCCGACGCTAATCCTATTATTCAGGTAAGCGTACAGAGTTACTCTCGTTCGTTGATGGAAGTAAGTGAAATTGCCGATTTAACTGTTAAAGAAAGATTGCAGACGATTCCCAATGTAAGTGGAGTTGAAATTTGGGGAGAGAAAAGATATTCGATGCGACTTTGGCTTGATCCTACTAAAATGGCAGGTTATGGCGTTACTCCGATGGATATTAAAAATGCCATAGACAAGGAAAATGTTGAATTACCATCCGGCAGTATTGAAGGAAACACAATAGAACTGTCAATCAGAACTATGGGTTTGATGCAAACCGCTCAAGAATTTAATGATCTTATTATTAAACAAAATGGCGATCAGATTGTTCGTTTCAGCGATGTAGGATTTGCCGAACTCGCACCTGAAGATATGCGAAGCGCACTTAGAAAAAATGGTGTTCCCATGGTTAATGCCGTAGTAATCCCTCAACCGGGTGCAAATCACATAGAAATAGCAGATGAAGTTTACAGGAGAATAGACCAATTGAAAAAGGATATTCCTGAAGATGTTCTGGTAGATGTTCAATATGATAATACTCGTTTTATAAGAGCATCTATTAATGAGGTAGTTGAAACGCTTTTTATAGCTTTCCTATTAGTTGTATTTATTATTTTCTTTTTCTTACGTGATGTACGTGTAACATTAATTCCTGTTATTGTTATTCCGATTTCTCTTGTTGGTGCTTTCTTCGTGATGTTTGTTGCCGGTTTCACAATAAATGTTTTAACAATGCTTGCGATTGTACTTTCGGTCGGACTTGTTGTTGATGACGCCATTGTTGTAACCGAAAATATTTATGTTCGAATTGAAAAAGGAATGTCGCCGAAAGCAGCCGGAATAGAAGGTTCAAAAGAAATTTTCTTTGCCGTTGTCTCTACAACTGTTACTCTCATTGCAGTATTTCTGCCGATTGTATTTATGCAAGGAATGACGGGACGATTATTTAAGGAGTTCAGTATTGTGATAGCAGGTTCTGTTGCTATATCCTCAATTGCCGCATTAACTTTCGCTCCGATGCTTGCTACTAAGATGCTTAAACGACGCGACAAAAAAAATTGGCTTTATAGAAAAACAGAACCGATGTTTGTTAGCCTAACCAATTTTTATGAAAGAACATTAATTTCTTTCATAAAACACAAATGGCTTACAATACCTGTTGTTCTTGTTCTTGGTTTTTTGATTGTGTTTTTGTGGGGAAAAATACCTTCCGAGTTGGCTCCTTTGGAAGACAGATCGGTAATTACAGTGCGTGTCAGCGGACAGGAAGGTGTTACTTTCGAATATTTAAGAGATTATTCCGACCAAATTGCTTTGATTGCGGATGAAGTTGCGTACGAAAATACGGCAATAGTTTCGCGTTCATGGACAGGCGGCGGATTTATTAATGTGCTTCTTCCCGATATCGATGAAAGAGAAAGAAGTCAGATGGAAATAGCCGAAGCATTAACAACGGCGATTATTCCGCAAACACAAGCCAGAGCGTTTGTACAACAGCAATCAACTTTTGGCGGTGCGCGCGCCGGAATGCCAGTGAGCTACGTTCTCCAAGCAACCTCACTGGATAAATTGCAGGAATATCTTCCTTCATTTATGGAAGAAGTAAATCAAAGTCCGGTTTTTAGAATGGCGGATGTCAATTTAAAATTCAATAAACCTGAAACACGTATTGAAGTTAATAGAGATAAGGCTACTTCTTTAGGTGTAAGTACTTTGAATATTGCTCAAACACTTCAATATGCGCTTAGCGGTCAACGTATGGGATATTTCTATATGAATGGAAAACAATATCAAATATTAGCGGAAATTAACAGACAGCAAAGAAATACTCTTTTAGATTTAAAGTCTTTATATGTGAAGAATGATAAAGGTTTTATGATTTCTCTTGATAATTTGGTTTCTTTTAGAGAAGATGTTGCACCACCTCAATTATACAGATATAACAGATTTGTTTCTGCAACTGTTTCTTCTGGTTTGGCTTCGGGTTATACGCTTGGAGACGGACTTGATGAAATGGATAGAATTGCGGCAAAAGTTCTTGATGACTCTTTTAGAACGGCCCTCAGCGGTGAATCTAAAGAATTCAGAGAAAGTTCTTCAAGTTTAATGTTCGCTTTGGTACTTGCATTAGTATTAATATTTCTTGTGTTAGCCGCCCAATTTGAAAGTTTTAAAGATCCGATAATCGTTATGATTACAGTTCCGCTTGCTGTTGCTGGTGCTTTGATGTTTATGGATTGGTTTAATGTTACAATGAACATTTTTAGTCAGATCGGTATAATTATGCTTATTGGTTTGGTTGCTAAAAACGGAATTCTTATTGTTGAGTTTGCTAATCAACGGCAACATGCAGGTTTGAGCAAATATGACGCTCTCATTTCGGCTTCCGTACAAAGATTAAGACCGATATTAATGACAAGTATTTCAACCATTTTAGGATTGCTCCCGCTTGTATTCGCACATGGCGAGGGTGCAAACGGCAGAATTGCAATGGGTATAGCCGTCGTTGGCGGATTATTATTTTCTACATTACTTACCTTATATATAGTTCCTGCAGTTTATAGCTATATATCAACAAATATCGAAAGAAAAAAACTAAAAGAAGAAAAATATTCTATATGATTTCGTTAAGGAAAATATTAATGACATTCGTATTACTTTGTTTTGCTGTACTATCGTTCGGACAAAATAATGCTCTTGAAAATAAGAGTATTATTTTGAGCATTCCAGATGAGAAAACACAATCCGTAAATTCACTTTCTAAGTACATTGAAGAAAATTTCGAAACTGATTCAGAGAAATTAAATGCTATTTATACTTGGATTACATATAATATTTCTTATGATATTAAAAATTTAAGGGAAGATATCTTTTTTGACGATATGGAAAAAGTTCTTTCTGATGTTCTGAAAAATAAGAAGGGTGTGTGCATGCATTATTCTCTTCTTTTTGATACTCTGGCAAAAAAATCGGAAATAGAATCTTATATAGTTTTCGGATATACTAAACAGAATGATACTATTATGAATTTGCCTCATGCGTGGAATATTTGCAGAATTGATTCAACTTGGAAAGTGTTTGATGCAACATGGGGAGCAGGATATATTATGAATGATAAATTCTTTAAAGATGCTAATTATAAATATTTTTCGATAGATCCTGGTGATATGATTAAAACTCATATGCCTTATGACCCGCTTTGGCAGCTGTCTTTTTATCCTATTACAAATCAGGAATTTTATAATGATATTTATCTCGTTGGAAAAGACTCCAAGAGATTTTTCAATTATAATGATACAATCGAATTTTACAAGAATAAAGATAATATAGAAATTTTAAAAGCAAGATATCGTAGGGTAGAAGGTAATGGTATTGTTAACTCAATGATTATTGAAGAACTAACTATCATAGACAATGAAATTCTTCATTATGAGACTGTAAATATTACTAATTATTATAATAAGGCTGTCGAAGAAATTAATAAAGCAGCAAATAACCTAAATATTTTTATTGATTACAGAAATAAACAATTTCAAAATATTAATGATGAAGATTTAATAAAAATTATAAATTCTTCTAAGAATCATTGTGTTAACGCTGAATTAATTTTGGATAATATTCAGAGCGATGATAAAAATATTATGTCTTCTGTAAGTGATCTTAAAAAATTTATTATTGACATGAAGAACAATATTTTAGAGCAAAAAAAATTTCTTAATAAATACGTAACCACTCCGGAATATCGGAGAAAACAATTGTTTTATAGATAATTAATTATATGATTATGAAATCATTTGCTAAAATAGTAATTTTGCTTATCGTTTCTTTTGGTATTTCATTCATTTCTTTTACACAAAATACCTATACGCTCCAACAGGGTTTGGAAATGGGGCTGGAAAGAAATTTTGATATTCGGCTTGTTAGAAATGAATTGAAAATTGCCGAAAACAACGCAACTCGCGGAAATGCCGGCCAATTACCAACTATTGATCTTAACGGGTCATACGCAGGAAGCCTTAATAATACTAATACGGATTATTTAAATAATCCGCGAGATTCATATATGAATACTTTAAATAATAATATTAGCGCGGGAATTAATCTCGGATGGACAATTTTTGAAGGATTTAATCTCCAGACTAATTATGCGAAATTAAAAGAATTGCAAATGAAAGGAGAGTTTAATGCTCGCCTAATGATTGAAGACTTTATCGCCTCATTTTTAGCTGAATATTATAATTTAGTCCGACAAATACTTCAATTAAATAATCTTCAAATGTCACTCGAACTTTCGCTTGATAGGTTAAATATTGTTGAAGCAAGTTTTATTATTGGAGCAGCTTCAGGATTAGATTATCAGCAAGCTCAAGTAGATTATAACGCAGATTACTCTGCATTGATTTCTCAAGAAGAAGAAGTTCAGAGAATCAGAATAAGGCTCAATAGTCTTTTAGCTTTTGATGAAGATGATGATATGTTTTGTAGTGCCGATACGATTATAGTTTTTGATTCTACACTTATTAAGGAAGAAATTTGGCGGAAAACTTTAAAGAATAACACATCCTTGTTGATGGCTATTCAGAATAAAACGATTTCCGAACTTGATTATAAAAATGTACGTAGCAGAAATTACCCTTATTTAAAAATGAATATCGGTTATGGTTACAATCAATATTGGTATCAAAACAGTAATACAACAATGCAAAATCAGTTCGGATTAAATTTTGGAGTAACGGCAGGTATAAATA
The nucleotide sequence above comes from Bacteroidales bacterium. Encoded proteins:
- a CDS encoding T9SS type A sorting domain-containing protein, with protein sequence MRKKNLRYIILSCLIMLIGLSQVSAQQTELTVVYNSGIEEIFIVNEDGKLYFDVDKLFILDNSATVRDIYLSDIRKILVANYAGISDLNTSDSDFYIIYPNPVQDYVNIKSININEKLQVTVYSINGKVLLEGKYFSDNKIDLSFLKTGMYFIKVNDQTLKLSKL
- a CDS encoding carbohydrate-binding domain-containing protein, producing MMKNIFLALLLLFVSRYVFTQENILIHNNGNTIFESNISDIDSVKFQNNISIFNLGSGSPVSIPISSIDSITFSDEIINPDEIIYIIYNDYGVTIINPYENQGISIDVTEFHVVAEAQSGIANIEYHVSGLTNDGSLTVNSHESIILTLSNVSVINPNGSVINVTADNVKIQLEGNNYLSSGSGSSANGVLLCSNSLEFTGNGELEVSAVKKHAIYSGGNIKVENGIITILQAASDGFHSEGFVMYNGTLNITASGDGIDAGSGVILINDGNITINSTANDVKGIKTDNDLTVNGGEFILTIEGAQSKGFSSKQNAYFYGGNINITTSGTTVLEESGNGFDPSYCTAVKVSGNIEITNANINIQALETCNGGKGLSADGNIIINSGVINISTTGDGDIYTDEDGNLDSFACTCITADNNINIFGGTIICHSSGLGGKGISADADLVIGILDANNENLILNVTTTGERFYVSGYGDDADYANPKAIKSDGNLTVNSGIITISCTQEDEGGEGLESKATLIINGGEIHIETFDDSINASDHIEITNGNVFCLARGNDGIDSNGTLTISGGFVFSNGTRAPEAGFDCDNSIFKITGGTIIGTGGSTSNPTANVSTQRTIIYRSGASGDYICISNPSGDVILMLEIPTYTGIGGGPGGGNQSVILFSDSEIVTGNNYTLHYGGTITGGTNVNGYIIGGTYSGGQTKTFNVNSMLTTIN
- a CDS encoding copper resistance protein NlpE N-terminal domain-containing protein gives rise to the protein MKTLKLTLLSVVVMLIASCGNNSTHSVKNTVEWTGTYTNILPCADCSGIQTTIELDNNNMYAMTIKYLGKESDTYTYKGSFIWNKKGNQIELNFDEKPSFPNKYIVKENKLIQLDMNGKEITDSNLDYSLEKVSNLLNKKWMLKELNGRKIEIDNEFLKQPYFIINSQYNINGVGICNSFFGSTDIRSGNKIFFSRVASTLMACIDMMDVETEFFNMFSNAVRYSIDNEVLTLYSGNNSNLAEFILIKE
- a CDS encoding efflux RND transporter periplasmic adaptor subunit, coding for MSKRKRWILIVVVLIFIAIIIALPYIKRYFVNKDNSEIPSPPLGSSISQRILNVNVEIVNYHPMTDRTITTGNILPSEQVDLTFETSGKIVDIFFNEGEFIKRGTLLAKINDKPLLAQLKKLEAQLPLAQDRVYRQETLLAKNAVSQEAYESVVTELEKLRADIDLVKANIEQTALYAPFDGIIGLREISEGAFVTTSTKIAQLTNISTLKIDFAVPESYANEIKKGTKIKFRLEDNNGIMRGYDAEVYAVESKIDIETRTLQVRALYNNPSMQLIPGRFTSVEITRKEIPNALSVPSEAIIPEMGRNLVYLYKDGIAQSVEIITGIRTEARVQALSGLSVGDTLIVSGVMQLRTGTKVVINNLSN
- a CDS encoding efflux RND transporter permease subunit; the encoded protein is MNISELSIKRPVLATVLMLIIVLFGIISYNFLGVREYPSVDNPIITVTTNYAGANAEVILNQITEPLEQNINGIAGIRSLSSTSTQGRSRISIEFELSVDLETAANDVRDKVSIAQRYLPRDCDPPTVSKADADANPIIQVSVQSYSRSLMEVSEIADLTVKERLQTIPNVSGVEIWGEKRYSMRLWLDPTKMAGYGVTPMDIKNAIDKENVELPSGSIEGNTIELSIRTMGLMQTAQEFNDLIIKQNGDQIVRFSDVGFAELAPEDMRSALRKNGVPMVNAVVIPQPGANHIEIADEVYRRIDQLKKDIPEDVLVDVQYDNTRFIRASINEVVETLFIAFLLVVFIIFFFLRDVRVTLIPVIVIPISLVGAFFVMFVAGFTINVLTMLAIVLSVGLVVDDAIVVTENIYVRIEKGMSPKAAGIEGSKEIFFAVVSTTVTLIAVFLPIVFMQGMTGRLFKEFSIVIAGSVAISSIAALTFAPMLATKMLKRRDKKNWLYRKTEPMFVSLTNFYERTLISFIKHKWLTIPVVLVLGFLIVFLWGKIPSELAPLEDRSVITVRVSGQEGVTFEYLRDYSDQIALIADEVAYENTAIVSRSWTGGGFINVLLPDIDERERSQMEIAEALTTAIIPQTQARAFVQQQSTFGGARAGMPVSYVLQATSLDKLQEYLPSFMEEVNQSPVFRMADVNLKFNKPETRIEVNRDKATSLGVSTLNIAQTLQYALSGQRMGYFYMNGKQYQILAEINRQQRNTLLDLKSLYVKNDKGFMISLDNLVSFREDVAPPQLYRYNRFVSATVSSGLASGYTLGDGLDEMDRIAAKVLDDSFRTALSGESKEFRESSSSLMFALVLALVLIFLVLAAQFESFKDPIIVMITVPLAVAGALMFMDWFNVTMNIFSQIGIIMLIGLVAKNGILIVEFANQRQHAGLSKYDALISASVQRLRPILMTSISTILGLLPLVFAHGEGANGRIAMGIAVVGGLLFSTLLTLYIVPAVYSYISTNIERKKLKEEKYSI
- a CDS encoding TolC family protein, with translation MKSFAKIVILLIVSFGISFISFTQNTYTLQQGLEMGLERNFDIRLVRNELKIAENNATRGNAGQLPTIDLNGSYAGSLNNTNTDYLNNPRDSYMNTLNNNISAGINLGWTIFEGFNLQTNYAKLKELQMKGEFNARLMIEDFIASFLAEYYNLVRQILQLNNLQMSLELSLDRLNIVEASFIIGAASGLDYQQAQVDYNADYSALISQEEEVQRIRIRLNSLLAFDEDDDMFCSADTIIVFDSTLIKEEIWRKTLKNNTSLLMAIQNKTISELDYKNVRSRNYPYLKMNIGYGYNQYWYQNSNTTMQNQFGLNFGVTAGINIFDGMNRRREQQNARIMIENSELMAEQYISSLKTDLANLWLAYTNNIRLWELERRNQIVASSNFEIAMERYRLRELSGIELREAQLGLLESEERLLTAVYNIKICEISLHLLSGSIIEKSF